One window of Ziziphus jujuba cultivar Dongzao chromosome 5, ASM3175591v1 genomic DNA carries:
- the LOC107419996 gene encoding probable serine/threonine-protein kinase At1g01540: MSDYAFLNDQLSKRTSIFGLRLWVVLGICVGAAIVLVLFLISLWFTSRRNSSSSKAKSSQNPTIPNVSKEIQEIRIDYARNPTHPPQPDSKPHQLDNPDTFPESEPLARAQALLSQPEDESPVGGRHRIHIEIGKDHRILCPEKGGGSSHGSGEARSGDQALIVAPEVSHLGWGHWYTLRELEVSTNGFADENVIGEGGYGIVYRGVLEDNTKVAIKNLLNNRGQAEKEFKVEVEAIGRVRHKNLVRLLGYCAEGAHRMLVYEYVDNGNLEQWLHGDVGPYSPLTWEIRMNIILGMAKGLTYLHEGLEPKVVHRDIKSSNILLDKQWNPKVSDFGLAKLLGSERSYVTTRVMGTFGYVAPEYASTGMLNERSDVYSFGILLMEIITGRNPVDYSRPPGEVNLVEWLKTMVTNRNAEGVLDPRLLEKPSSRALKRALLVALRCVDPNAQKRPKMGHVIHMLEADEFPFRDDRRTGREHGRSQHDCATARLEKRVSESGDSSGYESSAQTSKALWRNQQVEGVH; this comes from the exons aTGTCTGACTATGCGTTTCTGAACGATCAGCTCTCCAAACGTACTTCCATTTTTGGTTTACGCTTATGGGTGGTGCTTGGTATATGTGTAGGAGCAGCCATAGTTTTGGTACTGTTCCTCATATCCCTCTGGTTCACTTCGAGGCGTAACAGCAGCTCTTCCAAAGCTAAATCCTCTCAGAATCCCACCATCCCTAACGTCTCTAAGGAGATTCAGGAAATCAGGATCGACTATGCTCGAAACCCGACTCACCCTCCTCAACCCGACTCAAAGCCTCACCAACTTGACAACCCTGACACTTTCCCTGAATCGGAGCCTTTGGCCAGAGCTCAGGCTCTACTTTCTCAGCCTGAGGATGAGAGCCCAGTGGGTGGCCGCCACAGAATTCACATTGAAATTGGAAAGGACCACCGGATTTTATGCCCGGAGAAGGGTGGTGGGTCCTCCCATGGAAGCGGTGAAGCTCGGTCCGGAGACCAGGCGCTGATAGTTGCACCGGAGGTCTCGCATTTGGGTTGGGGACACTGGTACACTCTCAGAGAGCTTGAGGTCTCTACCAATGGTTTTGCTGATGAGAATGTGATTGGTGAAGGTGGTTATGGAATTGTGTACCGTGGCGTCTTGGAAGATAATACAAAGGTTGCCATAAAAAATTTGCTCAATAACAG GGGACAAGCTGAGAAGGAGTTCAAGGTTGAAGTTGAAGCGATTGGTCGCGTTCGGCATAAAAATTTAGTGAGGTTGCTTGGTTATTGTGCTGAAGGAGCTCATAG GATGCTTGTTTATGAGTATGTTGATAATGGAAACTTAGAACAGTGGCTTCATGGAGATGTTGGGCCTTACAGTCCTCTTACATGGGAGATCCGAATGAATATAATACTTGGAATGGCAAAAGG ATTGACATACTTGCACGAGGGACTTGAACCTAAGGTTGTTCACCGTGATATCAAGTCAAGCAATATCTTACTTGATAAGCAGTGGAATCCCAAAGTATCTGACTTTGGCCTTGCAAAACTCCTGGGCTCAGAGAGGAGTTATGTTACAACTCGTGTTATGGGAACCTTTGG ATATGTAGCTCCTGAATATGCCAGCACTGGCATGTTAAATGAAAGAAGTGATGTATACAGTTTTGGAATTCTTCTTATGGAGATCATTACTGGAAGAAACCCGGTTGACTATAGCCGCCCACCAGGGGAG GTGAACCTAGTTGAGTGGCTTAAAACAATGGTTACAAATAGGAATGCAGAGGGAGTTCTGGATCCTAGGTTGCTGGAGAAGCCATCTTCAAGGGCACTGAAACGTGCTCTTCTTGTAGCTTTACGCTGTGTTGACCCTAATGCTCAAAAGAGGCCAAAAATGGGGCATGTGATACATATGCTTGAAGCTGATGAGTTCCCTTTCCGAGAT GACCGGCGAACCGGAAGAGAACATGGACGTTCACAGCATGATTGTGCGACTGCAAGGTTGGAGAAGCGTGTGAGTGAATCTGGTGATAGTAGCGGCTATGAAAGTAGTGCTCAAACCAGTAAAGCTTTGTGGAGAAACCAACAAGTTGAAGGAGTTCATTAA
- the LOC107420011 gene encoding subtilisin-like protease SBT3, with translation MANHLSFCLCLIFLTTTHIVAAQSETYIIHMDLLAMPKAFTDHHSWYLSTLSNVRLATKANPETQYPSSKLIYSYTHALNGFSASLLPEELEALKASPGYISSVRDMPVKLDTTHSPKFLGLNSNAGLWPISNYGEDVIIGVVDTGIWPESQSFNDNGFSEIPSRWKGKCEGGTQFNSSLCNKKLVGARFFNKALIANPNVTIAINSTRDTDGHGTHTSSTAAGNHVDGASYFGYAPGTATGVAPRARVAMYKAIWEEGSTSSDVIAAIDQAIDDGVDVLSLSFGLDDLPFHQDPIAIATFAALSKNVFVSASAGNRGPLFGTLHNGTPWVLTVAAGTVDREFQGVVKLETGVSLTGSSLYPGRDSASAQLPIVFLDACNNSKILKQVGNKIVVCQDRNDSLNDQFENVGDANVAGGIFITNNTDLELFLQSSFPAIFLNPKDGEVIVNYIKSKPDPKASLAFSFTSLGAKPAPRATSYTSRGPSPSCPAVLKPDILAPGSLILASWPENVTAAEVNGRKLYSKFNILSGTSMACPHAAGVAALLKSAHPEWSPAAIRSAIMTTSDSTDNTNSPIKDIGLDNDPANPLTMGAGHVNPNKALTPGLVYDAGIEDYINLLCALNYSENQIKVITNSFPFNCSTPSLDLNYPSFIAFFNANDSNPNAKTTQEFRRTVTNVGEGEATYVASVTPFNELVVSVAPDKLVFKEKNEKLSFKLSIEGPRLMKEVIAFGFLTWVDEKSKQQVKSPILATNFDLQPVTASSN, from the coding sequence ATGGCTAAtcatctttctttttgtttatgtcTTATCTTTCTCACAACAACCCACATCGTCGCAGCACAATCTGAGACCTATATAATCCATATGGATTTATTGGCCATGCCCAAAGCTTTCACTGATCATCATTCCTGGTATTTATCCACTCTATCTAATGTTAGACTTGCCACAAAAGCTAACCCCGAAACCCAATACCCATCTTCCAAGCTCATCTATAGCTACACTCACGCTCTAAATGGCTTCAGCGCAAGTCTGTTGCCAGAGGAGCTTGAGGCATTAAAAGCCTCTCCGGGCTACATTTCTTCGGTGAGGGACATGCCTGTTAAATTGGACACCACGCATTCGCCCAAATTTCTAGGCCTCAACTCCAACGCCGGCCTATGGCCAATTTCAAACTACGGCGAAGATGTGATAATTGGGGTGGTGGACACAGGAATTTGGCCCGAAAGCCAAAGCTTCAACGACAATGGATTCTCTGAGATCCCATCAAGATGGAAAGGTAAGTGCGAGGGCGGTACCCAATTCAACTCCTCATTGTGCAACAAGAAGCTCGTTGGGGCCCGCTTCTTTAACAAAGCGCTAATCGCCAATCCTAACGTGACCATCGCAATAAATTCCACACGGGACACGGATGGGCATGGAACCCACACATCATCCACGGCGGCTGGGAATCACGTGGATGGCGCATCCTATTTTGGTTATGCCCCAGGGACTGCTACTGGTGTGGCTCCACGGGCACGGGTGGCTATGTACAAGGCCATCTGGGAAGAGGGCTCTACCTCTTCCGATGTTATCGCTGCCATCGACCAGGCCATCGATGACGGTGTCGATGTCTTGTCCTTGTCTTTTGGCTTAGATGATCTCCCTTTCCATCAAGACCCCATTGCTATTGCCACATTTGCGGCCTTGTCCAAGAATGTTTTCGTCTCCGCTTCTGCTGGAAACAGAGGCCCTCTCTTCGGCACCTTGCACAATGGAACCCCCTGGGTTCTGACCGTCGCCGCCGGCACCGTTGACCGTGAATTTCAAGGAGTTGTCAAGCTCGAAACCGGAGTTTCGCTCACTGGCTCCTCTCTTTACCCCGGTCGTGATTCAGCTTCTGCTCAGCTTCCCATCGTTTTCTTGGATGCCTGTAACAACTCCAAAATTTTGAAGCAGGTTGGGAACAAGATTGTCGTTTGCCAAGACAGAAATGATTCCTTAAACGACCAATTTGAAAATGTCGGCGACGCTAACGTCGCCGGAGGCATTTTTATTACCAACAACACCGACTTGGAATTGTTTCTCCAGAGCTCGTTTCCGGCTATTTTTCTAAATCCCAAGGATGGTGAGGTCATTGTAAACTATATCAAAAGCAAGCCGGACCCAAAAGCCAGCTTGGCGTTTTCCTTTACAAGTCTTGGTGCAAAGCCAGCGCCACGCGCAACTAGTTACACTTCCCGAGGGCCTTCCCCGAGTTGTCCGGCTGTTTTGAAACCTGACATTTTGGCTCCTGGATCATTAATCTTGGCTTCTTGGCCGGAAAATGTTACGGCCGCTGAAGTGAACGGCCGGAAACTATACAGTAAATTCAATATATTGTCAGGGACATCAATGGCGTGCCCACATGCAGCAGGAGTGGCAGCACTATTAAAAAGTGCGCACCCTGAATGGAGCCCCGCAGCCATTAGATCTGCCATCATGACCACTTCCGACTCAACCGACAACACTAACAGTCCCATCAAAGATATCGGTTTGGACAACGATCCGGCTAATCCTTTAACCATGGGAGCTGGCCATGTCAATCCCAACAAGGCCTTAACCCCAGGACTGGTTTATGATGCCGGTATTGAAGATTACATTAATCTACTTTGTGCATTGAACTACAGCGAAAATCAGATTAAAGTCATTACGAACTCATTCCCTTTCAACTGTTCCACTCCATCGTTAGATCTTAACTACCCTTCTTTTATCGCATTCTTCAATGCCAATGACTCCAACCCAAATGCAAAAACCACGCAAGAATTCCGAAGGACGGTCACCAACGTAGGAGAGGGAGAAGCAACGTACGTGGCAAGTGTGACACCCTTTAACGAGCTTGTAGTCAGTGTGGCTCCGGACAAGTTGGTTTTCAAAGAGAAGAATGAGAAACTTAGCTTCAAGCTCAGTATAGAAGGTCCAAGACTGATGAAGGAGGTGATAGCTTTTGGTTTTCTCACTTGGGTGGATGAGAAAAGTAAGCAGCAAGTTAAAAGCCCCATACTGGCCACAAACTTCGACTTACAGCCAGTAACGGCTAGCAGTAATTAA